In one Silene latifolia isolate original U9 population chromosome 10, ASM4854445v1, whole genome shotgun sequence genomic region, the following are encoded:
- the LOC141605872 gene encoding putative clathrin assembly protein At5g57200, with protein MGTFQSFRKAYGALKDSTTVSLAKVNSDFKDLDVAVVKATNHVESPPKERHVRKIFAATSVVRSRADVAYCIHALARRLAKTRNWIVAVKVLIVIHRTLREGDPTFREEILAYSHRGHILQISNFKDDSSPLAWDCSAWVRTYALFLEERLECYRVLKYDIEAERLTRSSPGASKVHSRTRLLTSDELLEQLPALQQLLYRLMGCQPEGAACSNYLIQYALALVLKESFKIYCAINDGIINLVDMFFDMTKHDAVKALDVYKRAGQQAEHLADFYEFCKRLDLARNFQFPTLRQPPPSFLATMEEYVREAPQSGTVANRLEYQQRDESPHESDEPEDAENEQKQDQEVEDQPEEPQEEPQPEPEPQPEPPPLISTDDDDLLGLRELNPRAAELEQSNALALAIIPPGGENQFTTSNALTELSTSGWELALVTTPSNINNAPPPSTKLAGGFDALLLDSLYEDDSARRQLQMQNAGYGPYGMGADPAQVHNPFEQQQHDPFFNSHNFAPPTNVQLAMLSQQQHQQQMMMVPYQNAPPSQYPQPQPQPQPQPMQHMGMDPHNPFGDPFSVFPQNSTLQQGNHGLL; from the exons atgGGAACATTTCAGAGCTTCAGGAAAGCCTATGGTGCCCTTAAGGATTCCACCACTGTTAGCCTTGCAAAAGTCAACAGCGATTTCAAG GATTTGGATGTAGCAGTGGTCAAGGCAACTAATCATGTTGAATCCCCTCCTAAGGAACGCCATGTTAGAA AAATATTTGCTGCAACATCGGTGGTACGGTCACGAGCAGATGTTGCCTATTGCATTCATGCATTGGCAAGGAGGTTGGCCAAGACGCGAAATTGGATT GTTGCAGTGAAAGTATTGATAGTTATTCATAGGACATTAAGAGAGGGAGATCCTACATTTAGGGAGGAGATACTAGCCTATTCACACAGGGGACATATTcttcaaatatcaaatttcaagGATGACTCTAGTCCTCTAG CTTGGGATTGTTCTGCCTGGGTCCGTACCTATGCACTTTTCCTCGAAGAAAGACTCGAGTGCTATAGGGTCTTGAAGTATGACATTGAGGCAGAGCGGTTAACTAGATCCTCACCTGGTGCAAGCAAG GTACATAGTAGAACGCGACTTCTGACTTCTGATGAATTATTAGAGCAGTTACCTGCTCTTCAGCAGCTTTTGTACCGGCTAATGGGTTGTCAG CCTGAAGGAGCAGCTTGCAGCAATTATCTCATACAGTATGCTCTCGCTTTG GTCTTGAAAGAGAGCTTTAAAATCTACTGTGCCATTAATGATGGGATAATTAACCTCGTGGACATG TTCTTCGACATGACTAAGCACGATGCTGTTAAAGCACTTGACGTCTACAAACGAGCTGGCCAACAG GCTGAACATCTAGCTGACTTCTATGAATTTTGCAAAAGATTGGATCTAGCCAGGAACTTTCAGTTTCCTACATTACGACAG CCACCCCCTTCTTTTCTTGCGACCATGGAGGAATATGTGAGAGAGGCACCACAAAGCGGTACTGTTGCAAATAGACTG GAGTATCAACAAAGAGATGAATCCCCTCACGAATCAGATGAACCTGAAGATGCAGAAAATGAACAAAAGCAAGACCAAGAAGTTGAGGATCAACCCGAGGAGCCACAGGAAGAGCCTCAGCCTGAGCCCGAGCCTCAACCTGAACCGCCTCCTTTGATATCTACAGACGACGATGATCTTCTT GGATTGCGCGAGTTAAATCCAAGGGCTGCAGAACTGGAACAAAGCAATGCCCTAGCTCTTGCCATTATTCCACCAG GAGGTGAAAATCAATTTACAACCAGCAATGCCTTGACTGAACTCAGTACATCAGGATGGGAGCTAGCCCTAGTTACTACACCCAGCAACATCAACAACGCTCCTCCACCCTCCACCAAATTG GCGGGTGGCTTCGATGCGCTATTACTCGATAGCTTATACGAAGACGACAGCGCAAGGAGACAACTGCAAATGCAGAACGCAGGTTACGGTCCATATGGAATGGGGGCAGACCCGGCTCAAGTACACAACCCATTTGAACAGCAACAGCACGACCCTTTTTTCAACTCGCACAACTTCGCTCCACCCACAAATGTTCAATTGGCTATGTTGTCTCagcagcaacatcaacaacaaatGATGATGGTACCTTACCAGAACGCACCTCCCTCCCAATacccacaaccacaaccacaaccacaaccacaaccaatgCAACACATGGGCATGGATCCACATAACCCATTTGGAGACCCGTTTTCAGTCTTTCCTCAAAATTCGACATTGCAACAAGGGAATCATGGTTTGCTCTAG